The following DNA comes from Streptomyces pristinaespiralis.
GAGGCCGGCGAAGCGGACCGTCACGTCCTCGACGACGAGCGGTGCGACCGCCGTGGTGGTCGTCGCGCTCATGCGGACCACCTCCGCAGCGTGGGCGCCGCGTGCTGGGCCTGCACGGCGTCCTGTGCGGCGTCCTCGTCGACGACCCCGAGATAGCGGCGGCGGACCTCGTCCGAGGCCGCGAGCTCGTCGGCCGGTCCCTCGAGTGCGACCTCGCCGACGTCCAGGACATAGGCCCTGGAGGCCAGGCGCAGGGCGATCGCCGCGTTCTGCTCGACGAGCAGGACGGGCGTGCCGGCCGCGTTGATCTCCGTGATGGTCTCGGCGATCCGCGCCGCCATCAGCGGGGCGAGGCCCAGCGAAGGCTCGTCGAGCAGCAGCAGCCGGGGACGGGCCATCAGCGCCCGCCCCATGGCGAGCATCTGCTGTTCACCGCCGGACAGGAGACCGGCCTTCTGCTGGGCGCGGTCGGCCAGCACGGGGAACAGCTCGTGCACGCGGGCGAGCGCGGCGGCCGACTCCCGCCGCCCGCGCACGCCGAGCGTGCCGGCCCGCAGGTTGTCCGCCACGGTCATCCGTGCGAAGACCTGGCGGCCTTCCGGGACCTGGACGACTCCGGCCGCCACGACCCGGGCGGCGCTGAGGCCGTCCAGCGGACGGCCCTCGAAACTGATGCTTCCGGCGGTGACATGCCCACGCTGGAACGGCAGTGTGCGTGACACCGCTCGCAGCAGGGTGGACTTGCCGGCGCCGTTGCCGCCGAGCACGGCGACGACGGCACTCTCGGGCACCTCGACGGAGACGTCCCGCAACGCCCGCACGGGCCCGTACCCCACGGACAGCGCCCGCACCTCCAACGCGGCGGCCATACACAACCCCTTGTCCGGCTCGCCAACGGTCGGCTCGCCTCTCGGGGGCCAACACCAGCACCGGCGTGCCTGCGGGGTCCACGGCTGCCACCCGACTCGCTGCGCCTGACCAGCGGCGGGACCCCCACGTTGTGCACCCGCACAGCCGACCCGCCACCCCTCACCACGACCGGGCCCGGCCCGACGCGACGCTGTACTCGGGCGTGCCCCGCCCGCCCGACGCGGCGGATCCGCGGGCGTGGCCGGGTGCGCCCGCGTGGCCCGGCCCGGTGCGACCGGGTCCGCGGGCGTGGCTCGCCCGGTGCGACCGGGTCCGCCGGCGTGGCCCGGCTCTGCGGTGCGGGCGTGGCCCGCCCGCTGCGACCGGGTTCGCAGGCGTGGCTGGGTGCGCCGGCATGGCCCGGCCCGGTGCGACCGGGTCTGCGGGCGTGGCTCGCCCGGTGCGGCGCGAAGCTGCCGTACCGGCATCGGGCGCCGGCCCCGACAGAACCGGCGATCCCTCGCCGCGGCGCGGAGCTGCCGCTCCCGGGGTGTGGGGGCGTGAGCCCCCGCGAAACCTTCCCTCCGCCGGACGGGTCCGGGAGCGGAGCCCCGTGTGGGGAAACGCCCCGCGACCGTCAGGTCAGGAAGTCCCGCGCGATCGACTCCGCCACGCGTTCCAGGAGGTCGCCCGCCCGGGCCATGGACTTCGCCGGGTCCGGTTCGAGTGACGTCAAGGCGTACGCGCGGCGGATGCCCGCGTGGCCCAGGGCCTCCGGGGGGAGGGCCAGGCGGCCGCAGACCGCGACGACCTCGATGCCGCGGGCGCGGGCCGCTGCCGCGACGCCCGCCGGGGCCTTGCCGTGGAGGGTCTGCTCGTCGAGGGAGCCCTCGCCGGTGATGACGAGGGTCGCCCTCTCCAGCGCGGGGGCGAAGCCGAGTACGTCGAGCATGACCTCGATGCCGGGCCGGAAGCTCGCGCCGAGCGCGACCAGCGCGCCGTAGCCGATGCCGCCCGCCGCGCCCGCGCCGGGCGAGTCCGCGTGTTCGGGGCCGAGGACGGAGGCGTAGTGCGCGAGGGCCGCGTCGAGGAGGGCGACGTCCTCCGGCGTGGCGCCCTTCTGGGGCCCGTACACGGCGGGCGCGCCCTTCGGGCCCGTCAGCGGGTTGTCCACGTCGCTGGCGAGGATCAGTTCGACGTCTTTCAGCCGGGCGTCCAGCCCGGACAGGTCGGCCGTCGCCAGTTCGCGCAGGCCTCCCCCGCCGGGCGGCACCGGCGCCCCGGAGGCGTCGAGGAAGCGCGCGCCGAGCGCGGCCAGCATTCCGGCGCCGCCGTCGGTGGTGGCGCTGCCGCCGACGCCGAAGACGATCGTGCGCGCGCCCGCGTCGAGCGCGGCGCGCAGCAGTTCACCGGAGCCGTACGTCGTGGCGGTCAGCGGGGCGAAGACACCCGCCGGAAGGTGCTGGAGGCCCGAGGCCTCGGCCATCTCGACCACCGCGGTGCCGTCCCGGAGGGCGTACGCCGCGGTCAGTGACTCCCCGCGCGGCCCCGTGACCCGCACCTCGCGGCGCTCGAAGCCGGCGGCGACCGCCGCCGCGACCGTGCCGTCGCCGCCGTCGGCGACGGGCAGTGCCTCGACGTCCAGCCCGGGCAGGACCCGCCGCAGGCCGGCCGTCACCCGCTCCGCGACCTGTACGGCCGTGAGCGAGCCCTTGAACTTGTCAGCCGCGACGAGCACTCGCGCGGGCTGAGTAACTGCTCCGTCCGTCACCTTGTATCCCTTGCTATCGAACAGGCAGTCGCGCCGGGTCGACCCTATCGGCAGCACCGGAGGGCATGCCAGTCCCACATCGTCCGGCTCCCTGCGCCGTATGTCCTACGCTGCGTACCGTGACGACCTCCGACTACGCCGCGTACATCGCCTCCCTGCCCCGCGTCCTCGCCGGCGCCGCCATGCTGCTGCGGGACGGCGAGGGCCGTCTGCTGATCGTCGAGCCGAACTACCGCGAGGGGTGGGCGCTCCCGGGCGGCACCATCGAGTCCGATCTGGGCGAGACCCCGCGCCAGGCCGCCCGCCGGGAGACGCTGGAGGAGATCGGGCTCGACGTCGAGCCGGGGGCGCTGCTCGCCGTCGACTGGGTGCCGGGCGAGGGCAGGCCGCCGATCACCGCGTACGTGTACGACGGCGGGGTGCTGTCCGAGGACCGCCTCAAGGCGATCCGGCTCCAGGAGGAGGAGCTGATCTCCTGGCGGCTGGTGGCGCGCAAGGACATTCCCCGGTATCTGCTCAATTCGCTGGGGCACCGGGTTCTGGCCGCCCTCGACGCGCTGGAGGCTGGGACCGGGACGGTCGAGCTCGAGAACGGGCGGCCGCCCGTCTCCTGACCCGGTCGCCCCGTCGGTCAGGCCTGGGGATCCGGCGGCCGGACGTCCTGCTTGCCCTCGGGCTCGTCACGTGCGGCCACCCGTGCCTCCGTGCGGTGGCCCCGCGCAATGTAGTCGCGCACGACCAGTTCGACGGCGTCCTGCGGACTGCCCACCCCCGCCAGCACCATGACCTCGACGACGAGTTCGGCATCCAGACTGATCGTGACCTTCGGCATGGGCGGGACGGTAGCACCGGTGCGCAAACGGTTCGCCACGGGTGGCGCGCTCTGCGTACATTCGGTCATATGACAGCCCTCGCGATCCGGGCCCGGCACCCGCGGGCGCAGCGGCGAGGGCGACGCCGGCACTCCACGGAGCAGAGCAATGGCAGAAGTGACCTCGCGCCATGACCGGCCCCTCGTCGCCATCCTCAGTGGGGCGGGTATCTCCACCGATTCCGGGATCCCCGACTATCGCGGCCCCAACGGGCTGTGGCGGCGGGACCCGGACGCGCAGAAGCTCGTCACGTACGAGTACTACATGGGTGATCCGGAGATCCGGCGGCGGTCGTGGCAGATGCGGCGCGGGAACCGGACGCTGAGGGCCGAGCCGAACGCGGCGCACCGGGCGGTCGCCGAGCTGGAGCGGTCCGGGGTGCCGGTGCGGGTGATCACGCAGAACGTGGACGGACTGCACCAGCTCGCCGGGCTGCCCGCCCGCAAGGTCCTCGAACTGCACGGCAGCGCCCGGAGTTTCGTGTGCACCAAGTGCCACGCGCGCGGTCGGATGGAGGACGCCCTCGCCCGCGTCGAGGCCGGCGAGGACGACCCGCCGTGCCTGGAGTGCGGCGGGATCCTGAAGTCGGCGACGGTGATGTTCGGCCAGCGCCTCGACCCGGTCGTCCTGGGTGAGGCCGTCGCGGTCACCAAGGCCTGTCAGGTCTTCATCGCCGTCGGCACCAGCCTCCAGGTCCAGCCCGCCGCGGGCCTCGCCGGTGTCGCGGCCGAGCACGGGGCCCGGCTGATCGTGGTGAACGCAGAGCCGACGCCTTACGACGAGCTGGCCGACGAGGTCGTGCGCGAGCCCATCGGGACGGCGCTGCCCGCGTTGCTGGAGCGGCTCGCGGGCTGAAAGAGCACGTCCTCGAAGCCGCCGCGCTCGAACGAGAGCAGCCGCTGCTTGCGGTCGAGGCCGCCGCCGTAGCCGACGAGGCTGCCGGACGAGCCGATCACGCGGTGGCAGGGCACGATGATGCCGATCGGGTTCTTGCCGTTGGCCAGACCCACCGCGCGGGACGCTCCCCGGTTGCCGAGGATCTCCGCGAGTTCGCCGTAGGTGCGGGTCTGCCCGTAAGGGATCCGGCGCAGCTGCTCCCACACGCCGCGCTGGAACGGCGTGCCCGCGAAGTGCATCGGCAGGTCGAACTCGGTGAGTTCGCGGGCGAAGTAGGCGTCGAGTTGGTGGATCGTCTCGCCGAACGGCCGCTCGTCCTCCTCGCCGAAGGTCTCCTCGGCGGGGCGGTGCCGCTGCTCGGTCATGTACAGCCCGCTGAGCACGCCGTCGGTGGCGACGAGGGTGAGCGGGCCGTACGGGCTGTCGACGACGGTGTGCTGCCGGGTCGTCATGTCTGTTCGGTCTCCTTACGCGGGAAGGTGGTTGATGGGGTGGTCGTCCGACGCCCACAGGTACTGGACGGCGTAGGCCCGCCACGGCCGCCAGGCGGCCGCGCGTGCGGTGAGGGCGGCGGGGGTGGACGGCAGGCCGAGCGCTGCGGCGGCGCGCCGCATGCCGAGGT
Coding sequences within:
- a CDS encoding ABC transporter ATP-binding protein, yielding MAAALEVRALSVGYGPVRALRDVSVEVPESAVVAVLGGNGAGKSTLLRAVSRTLPFQRGHVTAGSISFEGRPLDGLSAARVVAAGVVQVPEGRQVFARMTVADNLRAGTLGVRGRRESAAALARVHELFPVLADRAQQKAGLLSGGEQQMLAMGRALMARPRLLLLDEPSLGLAPLMAARIAETITEINAAGTPVLLVEQNAAIALRLASRAYVLDVGEVALEGPADELAASDEVRRRYLGVVDEDAAQDAVQAQHAAPTLRRWSA
- a CDS encoding glycerate kinase, which translates into the protein MTDGAVTQPARVLVAADKFKGSLTAVQVAERVTAGLRRVLPGLDVEALPVADGGDGTVAAAVAAGFERREVRVTGPRGESLTAAYALRDGTAVVEMAEASGLQHLPAGVFAPLTATTYGSGELLRAALDAGARTIVFGVGGSATTDGGAGMLAALGARFLDASGAPVPPGGGGLRELATADLSGLDARLKDVELILASDVDNPLTGPKGAPAVYGPQKGATPEDVALLDAALAHYASVLGPEHADSPGAGAAGGIGYGALVALGASFRPGIEVMLDVLGFAPALERATLVITGEGSLDEQTLHGKAPAGVAAAARARGIEVVAVCGRLALPPEALGHAGIRRAYALTSLEPDPAKSMARAGDLLERVAESIARDFLT
- a CDS encoding NUDIX domain-containing protein, translated to MTTSDYAAYIASLPRVLAGAAMLLRDGEGRLLIVEPNYREGWALPGGTIESDLGETPRQAARRETLEEIGLDVEPGALLAVDWVPGEGRPPITAYVYDGGVLSEDRLKAIRLQEEELISWRLVARKDIPRYLLNSLGHRVLAALDALEAGTGTVELENGRPPVS
- a CDS encoding type II toxin-antitoxin system VapB family antitoxin, producing MPKVTISLDAELVVEVMVLAGVGSPQDAVELVVRDYIARGHRTEARVAARDEPEGKQDVRPPDPQA
- a CDS encoding SIR2 family NAD-dependent protein deacylase; its protein translation is MAEVTSRHDRPLVAILSGAGISTDSGIPDYRGPNGLWRRDPDAQKLVTYEYYMGDPEIRRRSWQMRRGNRTLRAEPNAAHRAVAELERSGVPVRVITQNVDGLHQLAGLPARKVLELHGSARSFVCTKCHARGRMEDALARVEAGEDDPPCLECGGILKSATVMFGQRLDPVVLGEAVAVTKACQVFIAVGTSLQVQPAAGLAGVAAEHGARLIVVNAEPTPYDELADEVVREPIGTALPALLERLAG
- a CDS encoding methylated-DNA--[protein]-cysteine S-methyltransferase, whose protein sequence is MTTRQHTVVDSPYGPLTLVATDGVLSGLYMTEQRHRPAEETFGEEDERPFGETIHQLDAYFARELTEFDLPMHFAGTPFQRGVWEQLRRIPYGQTRTYGELAEILGNRGASRAVGLANGKNPIGIIVPCHRVIGSSGSLVGYGGGLDRKQRLLSFERGGFEDVLFQPASRSSNAGSAVPMGSRTTSSASSS